One segment of Acidimicrobiia bacterium DNA contains the following:
- the purS gene encoding phosphoribosylformylglycinamidine synthase subunit PurS, which yields MFRVELAVRPRPGVKDPQAEAVQESLARLGHDGVTVDSVGRSLSLTIDCPSAEEAERITADLCEQLLVNPNLETYTVSIAGST from the coding sequence GTGTTCAGAGTTGAACTGGCGGTCCGCCCCCGCCCCGGCGTCAAGGACCCGCAGGCGGAGGCAGTTCAGGAGAGCCTCGCCCGCCTTGGCCATGACGGGGTGACCGTGGATTCCGTCGGCCGGTCGCTGTCCCTCACGATCGATTGCCCTTCCGCCGAGGAGGCCGAGCGGATCACCGCTGACCTCTGCGAACAGCTGCTGGTCAACCCGAACCTGGAGACCTACACGGTGTCGATCGCGGGTTCGACGTGA
- the purM gene encoding phosphoribosylformylglycinamidine cyclo-ligase yields the protein MTRPLSYEAAGVDIAAAERFIEAIGPLVRSTHTAGVVAHDSRFAGLIRPDISGMTDPLIAATCDGVGTKVLLATEPSHYEGLGRDLVAMNVNDLLPLGARPLLFLDYLAAGRLDPARLEAAVRGIAAACREAGCALLGGETAEMPDALHNDTVEMAGFSVGVVDATTLPDPASVRPGDTVVALPSTGLHSNGFSLARRALIDRGGFGLDDTLPRLDRTVGDTLRTPTAIYVDRVLGTAFKAAAHITGGGLLGRIAAMLPQGLGANVDPNAYARPPVFDLIAEAGEIAAAEMAATFNMGLGFVAIVEPGLEPADWIRVGEVVEGGVTDLGYAAR from the coding sequence GTGACCCGGCCCCTCTCGTATGAGGCGGCGGGAGTCGACATCGCCGCGGCCGAAAGGTTCATCGAAGCGATTGGCCCGCTGGTCCGATCCACCCACACCGCCGGCGTGGTGGCGCATGATTCGCGTTTCGCCGGGCTGATCCGTCCCGACATCTCGGGAATGACGGATCCCCTGATTGCCGCCACTTGCGACGGGGTCGGCACCAAGGTCCTGCTCGCGACCGAGCCATCGCACTATGAGGGCCTGGGACGCGATCTGGTGGCGATGAACGTCAACGATCTGCTCCCCCTCGGTGCGCGGCCCTTGCTGTTCCTCGACTACCTGGCGGCGGGCAGGCTCGACCCGGCTCGCCTCGAAGCCGCGGTGCGCGGGATCGCCGCCGCCTGCCGGGAGGCCGGCTGCGCGTTGCTGGGCGGCGAGACCGCTGAGATGCCCGACGCCCTCCACAACGACACTGTGGAGATGGCCGGATTCTCGGTGGGTGTGGTCGACGCCACCACCCTGCCCGATCCCGCCTCGGTTCGCCCGGGCGACACGGTGGTCGCCTTGCCATCGACCGGACTGCACTCCAACGGGTTTTCCCTTGCCCGGCGCGCCCTGATCGACCGCGGTGGTTTCGGTCTCGACGACACCCTGCCCAGGCTCGATCGAACCGTCGGCGACACCTTGCGTACCCCGACCGCCATTTACGTCGATCGGGTGCTCGGCACCGCCTTCAAGGCGGCGGCCCACATCACCGGGGGCGGCTTGCTCGGCAGGATCGCGGCGATGCTCCCCCAGGGACTCGGTGCCAACGTCGACCCCAATGCCTACGCGCGGCCTCCCGTGTTCGATCTGATCGCAGAAGCGGGAGAGATCGCGGCGGCGGAGATGGCGGCGACCTTCAACATGGGCCTGGGATTCGTTGCCATCGTCGAGCCCGGATTGGAGCCCGCCGACTGGATTCGGGTCGGAGAGGTCGTCGAAGGCGGAGTGACCGACCTCGGCTATGCCGCCCGCTAG
- the purQ gene encoding phosphoribosylformylglycinamidine synthase I, translating into MSGPRAAVIVFPGSNGDRDLLETLRTAGFDAFPHPSGRALPEDVVLAGLPGGFSFGDYWRAGMLASQEPAVRSLDHLVDRGGLVIGLCNGFQILVEAGLLPGALSYNDPAGFRHRWVTLECAFDSSSPWFEAVPAGSRLRMPIAHGEGSYFHPGGFDAVAAHAPLLYEDNPNGSVGGVAALLDATGRVLGIMPHPERASDPDLGSGDGLRLFQGAFGAASSLQPPASSKNAPSVLVGKTGGGS; encoded by the coding sequence GTGAGCGGCCCGCGGGCAGCCGTCATCGTTTTCCCCGGCTCCAACGGGGACCGCGACCTCCTCGAGACACTTCGCACCGCCGGATTCGACGCCTTTCCCCACCCTTCGGGACGCGCACTGCCGGAAGACGTCGTCCTCGCCGGACTTCCCGGAGGCTTCTCGTTCGGCGACTACTGGAGGGCGGGGATGCTTGCCAGCCAGGAGCCGGCGGTGCGCAGCCTCGACCATCTCGTCGATCGGGGCGGACTGGTGATCGGACTCTGCAATGGCTTCCAGATCCTCGTCGAGGCCGGGCTGCTTCCCGGGGCGCTGTCCTACAACGACCCTGCTGGGTTCCGTCATCGATGGGTCACGCTCGAGTGCGCCTTCGACTCCAGCAGCCCGTGGTTCGAGGCCGTGCCCGCAGGCTCCAGGCTGCGTATGCCGATCGCCCACGGCGAGGGCTCCTACTTCCACCCTGGGGGATTCGACGCGGTCGCCGCGCATGCCCCGCTGCTCTACGAGGACAACCCCAACGGCTCCGTGGGCGGCGTGGCGGCGCTCCTCGACGCTACCGGCCGGGTGCTGGGGATAATGCCCCACCCCGAGCGTGCCTCGGATCCCGACCTCGGCAGTGGCGACGGGCTCCGGCTGTTCCAAGGCGCCTTCGGCGCCGCCTCCAGCCTCCAGCCTCCAGCCTCCAGCAAGAACGCGCCAAGCGTCCTAGTCGGCAAGACGGGAGGCGGGTCTTGA
- the purF gene encoding amidophosphoribosyltransferase produces the protein MISVPLDKLRENCGVVAVYNVDGAAPLVHRALFELQHRGQEAAGIASTGADGELHTEKGQGLIADALPFHRIEAMAGTRAVGHCRYSTVGPEQNTQPFIANTPYGKIALAHNGNIKNADELRKSLEAEGSLVATSLDTELLVHLIARSQAPDFAGALRYMAERAVGAYSLTMLCNGTIYALRDPNGLRPLVLGEMKGGWVIASETCALDVLHAEHVKEIAPGELVTIGPEGVTTLQLLEPAQPSPCVFELVYFSRPNSTVFGQSVNSARIRMGMELAVADEESGSPRPDVVIPVPDSGVPAAIGYSRRSGVLYEKAILRSHYVGRTFILPDQDSRTAQIELKLSVIRDAVRGMRVMLVDDSIVRGNTSRQIVQMVRDAGASEVVMRVASPPLAWPCYLGIDTPSREELVINRAGSVERVADMIGVDDLRYLSVEGLRRATGNGEFCMACMTGDYPV, from the coding sequence GTGATCTCGGTCCCCCTCGACAAGCTGCGAGAGAACTGCGGAGTCGTCGCCGTCTACAACGTCGACGGTGCCGCCCCGCTGGTCCACCGAGCGCTCTTCGAGCTCCAGCACCGGGGGCAAGAGGCCGCGGGAATCGCTTCGACCGGAGCCGACGGCGAACTGCACACGGAAAAGGGCCAGGGCCTCATCGCCGATGCCTTGCCGTTCCATCGGATCGAAGCGATGGCGGGGACTCGAGCGGTGGGTCATTGTCGGTATTCGACCGTGGGACCGGAGCAGAACACCCAGCCGTTCATCGCCAACACCCCGTACGGCAAGATCGCCCTGGCGCACAACGGCAACATCAAGAACGCCGACGAGTTGCGCAAGAGTCTCGAGGCCGAAGGCTCCCTGGTGGCCACGTCGCTCGACACCGAGTTACTGGTGCACCTCATCGCCCGGTCGCAAGCACCCGACTTCGCGGGCGCGCTCCGCTACATGGCAGAGCGGGCGGTCGGCGCATACTCGCTCACCATGCTGTGCAACGGCACGATCTACGCCCTGCGCGACCCCAACGGGCTCCGCCCCCTCGTTCTCGGCGAGATGAAGGGCGGCTGGGTGATCGCCTCCGAGACCTGCGCTCTCGACGTCCTCCATGCGGAGCACGTCAAGGAGATCGCACCGGGTGAACTGGTGACGATCGGCCCGGAAGGGGTGACGACTCTCCAACTCCTCGAGCCCGCCCAACCGAGCCCGTGCGTGTTCGAGCTGGTCTACTTCTCGCGTCCCAACTCGACGGTGTTCGGCCAATCGGTCAACAGTGCGCGGATCCGGATGGGAATGGAGCTGGCGGTTGCCGACGAGGAGTCCGGCTCACCGCGGCCCGACGTGGTGATCCCGGTGCCCGACTCGGGTGTTCCCGCCGCCATCGGGTATTCGCGCCGCAGCGGGGTGCTGTACGAGAAGGCGATCCTCCGCAGCCACTACGTCGGCCGCACCTTCATCCTTCCGGACCAGGACTCGCGCACCGCTCAGATCGAACTCAAGCTCTCGGTGATCCGGGACGCAGTGCGGGGGATGCGGGTAATGCTCGTCGACGATTCGATCGTACGAGGCAACACCTCGCGCCAGATAGTCCAGATGGTGCGCGACGCTGGTGCGTCCGAGGTCGTGATGCGCGTCGCCAGTCCTCCCCTTGCCTGGCCGTGCTATCTGGGGATCGACACCCCCAGCCGCGAGGAGCTGGTGATCAACCGGGCAGGCTCGGTCGAACGGGTGGCCGACATGATCGGAGTAGACGACCTGCGCTACCTGTCGGTGGAGGGACTGCGCCGGGCCACCGGCAACGGGGAGTTCTGCATGGCGTGCATGACCGGGGACTACCCGGTGTGA
- the purL gene encoding phosphoribosylformylglycinamidine synthase subunit PurL, whose translation MTLSTENSAREIGLAMGLTEAELDHIVAELGREPNRVELAVFAGMWSEHCSYKSTKALLATLPTTGPGVLAGPGAHAGTVDIGDGWAIAFKIESHNHPSAVEPYQGAATGVGGILRDVVAQGARPVAVMDALCFGDPASPRTRWLRDGVIGGIGGYGNSYGVPNIGGLTVYDSGYEGNPLVNALAAGLVRHEGMRTAAATGPGNAVLVVGATTGRDGILGAAFASEELGEHHEHTARRSHVQVGDPFMGKKLMEAMLSFDDGLVACQDLGACGIACATAEMAAAGGTGFDIDLDLVPQREAGMEPFEILLSESQERFMLVVAEGRAETALAHFRGHGVHAAVCGTVTDSGQMRVRHDGAIVVDVPAALVADGTPRQEWETGTLPDPRPYPDFPIPDDLAAVLIQLIAQPGMADHSRLYERYDQTVGNRTIRGPGQGEAAVQKLPGSTAGYAISLVGGGERCAVDPYLGTQALLGEAVRNLGCVGARPVAVSDGINAGSPSDPVEFARLAALIKGLGDGLRSLDLPVTGGNCSLYNESPAGAIPPTPMIGVVGTVGDIRRIPAVAMESGEVLLLAGSPPGEQGHAAYGRMITGSAGPAPSVDLAADQRLAAFLVGQIAAGRIRAAKDSGRGGLAVALAKLCIRGGVGAEVGGEWGSRPDWALFGEGSGAAWITTRAEDAGAAIADAATAGVPVQQMGVVGGNRLTIGGLIDLGVGDLATAYAKEPA comes from the coding sequence TTGACGCTTTCAACCGAGAACTCGGCACGCGAGATCGGGTTGGCGATGGGGCTCACCGAGGCCGAACTCGACCACATCGTCGCCGAGTTGGGACGCGAGCCGAACCGGGTGGAACTGGCGGTGTTCGCCGGCATGTGGAGTGAGCATTGCTCCTACAAGTCCACGAAGGCATTGCTGGCGACCCTCCCCACGACGGGACCGGGTGTCCTGGCAGGCCCGGGAGCCCACGCCGGTACGGTCGATATCGGCGACGGATGGGCGATCGCCTTCAAGATCGAGAGCCACAATCACCCGAGCGCAGTCGAGCCGTATCAGGGAGCAGCAACCGGGGTGGGTGGAATTCTCCGCGACGTCGTCGCCCAGGGCGCCCGCCCGGTAGCCGTCATGGACGCGCTCTGCTTCGGTGACCCGGCCTCCCCCCGCACCCGATGGCTCCGGGACGGGGTCATCGGCGGCATCGGCGGCTACGGCAATTCGTACGGGGTGCCCAATATCGGCGGCCTCACGGTCTACGACTCCGGCTATGAGGGGAACCCACTCGTCAATGCCCTCGCCGCCGGGTTGGTCCGCCACGAGGGGATGCGTACCGCAGCCGCCACCGGCCCGGGCAACGCCGTGCTCGTCGTCGGCGCCACCACCGGGCGCGACGGCATCCTCGGCGCGGCCTTTGCGTCAGAGGAGCTCGGCGAGCACCACGAGCACACCGCGCGCCGATCGCACGTCCAGGTGGGCGACCCGTTCATGGGCAAGAAGCTGATGGAGGCGATGCTCTCGTTCGACGATGGGCTCGTCGCCTGCCAGGACCTCGGAGCGTGTGGCATCGCCTGCGCCACCGCTGAGATGGCGGCCGCCGGCGGCACCGGCTTCGACATCGATCTCGACCTGGTGCCGCAGCGAGAGGCCGGCATGGAGCCCTTCGAGATCCTGCTGTCCGAGTCGCAGGAGCGCTTCATGCTGGTGGTTGCCGAGGGCCGCGCAGAAACCGCTCTCGCCCATTTCCGCGGCCACGGTGTCCACGCCGCGGTCTGCGGCACCGTCACCGACTCGGGCCAGATGCGGGTGCGCCACGACGGCGCGATCGTCGTCGACGTGCCCGCCGCCCTGGTGGCCGACGGCACCCCGCGCCAGGAGTGGGAGACAGGGACGCTCCCCGACCCGCGGCCGTACCCCGACTTTCCGATTCCGGACGACCTCGCCGCAGTGCTCATCCAACTGATCGCCCAACCAGGGATGGCCGATCATTCGCGGCTCTACGAGCGCTACGACCAGACCGTGGGGAATCGCACCATCCGCGGACCGGGCCAGGGCGAGGCGGCGGTGCAGAAGTTGCCCGGGTCGACGGCCGGCTACGCGATCAGCCTGGTGGGTGGCGGTGAACGCTGCGCCGTCGACCCCTACCTCGGCACCCAGGCGCTGCTCGGCGAAGCAGTTCGTAACCTCGGCTGCGTCGGAGCGAGGCCCGTCGCGGTCTCCGACGGGATCAACGCCGGGTCGCCTTCCGATCCGGTCGAGTTCGCCCGCCTGGCGGCGTTGATCAAGGGTCTCGGCGACGGTCTCCGCTCACTCGACCTCCCGGTGACCGGTGGCAACTGCTCGCTGTACAACGAGTCGCCCGCGGGGGCGATCCCCCCCACTCCGATGATCGGGGTCGTCGGCACCGTCGGAGACATCCGCCGCATACCCGCCGTTGCGATGGAGTCCGGCGAGGTCCTGCTTCTCGCTGGATCACCCCCCGGCGAGCAGGGTCATGCCGCCTACGGACGCATGATCACCGGATCGGCCGGACCTGCCCCCTCGGTCGATCTCGCCGCCGACCAACGCCTCGCAGCATTCTTGGTGGGGCAGATCGCCGCCGGGAGGATTCGCGCGGCGAAGGACTCCGGGCGCGGAGGCCTCGCCGTCGCCCTCGCCAAACTCTGCATCCGCGGCGGCGTCGGCGCCGAGGTCGGGGGCGAGTGGGGTAGCCGACCCGACTGGGCGCTATTTGGCGAGGGGTCAGGGGCGGCGTGGATCACCACCCGAGCTGAGGACGCCGGAGCGGCGATCGCCGACGCGGCGACTGCAGGAGTTCCGGTGCAGCAGATGGGGGTAGTCGGCGGGAACCGCCTCACGATCGGTGGCCTCATCGACCTCGGCGTCGGGGATCTGGCGACCGCCTACGCGAAGGAGCCGGCGTGA